A region of Montipora capricornis isolate CH-2021 unplaced genomic scaffold, ASM3666992v2 scaffold_174, whole genome shotgun sequence DNA encodes the following proteins:
- the LOC138034777 gene encoding uncharacterized protein, with the protein GFLILNSGEVLEINTTVPSIEKINCTQDCNFNASLKTRNCSFGDHVVASTTFSDDIELRNGSAVRVYGKYALSVTSQNGHILIQTDIDMTCDRYVLDTTCLGGFTQTSKVVQMYDAKLYRGGGPGTMSLKGTSFPITAFCTPGSSHGGKASKGTVTNDNIVVGPEYDKENLASLHGGSAGSCINVQGSVAGGGAIELVSEKKSISISMNLLSNKF; encoded by the exons CTGGATTTCTCATCCTAAACAGCGGTGAAGTACTTGAGATCAACACCACTGTTCCGTccattgaaaaaattaactgtacTCAGGACTGCAATTTCAATGCATCTTTGAAAACACGAAACTGCTCATTTGGCGACCATGTTGTTGCTAGCACAACGTTCAGTGACGACATTGAGTTGAGAAACGGCTCAGCTGTTAGAGTATATGGGAAGTATGCTTTGAGTGTAACAAGTCAGAATGGCCACATTCTGATTCAAACTGACATTGATATGACTTGTGACAGATATGTACTCGATACAACATGTCTGGGTGGATTTACACAGACATCAAAGGTTGTTCAGATGTATGATGCCAAACTTTACAGAG GCGGAGGCCCTGGAACTATGAGCCTAAAGGGGACTAGCTTTCCTATCACCGCTTTCTGTACCCCTGGTTCAAGTCATGGAGGAAAAGCGTCAAAAGGTACAGTTACAAATGACAATATTGTGGTGGGTCCAGAATACGATAAGGAAAACTTGGCATCATTGCACGGAGGAAGCGCAG GTTCCTGTATTAACGTTCAAGGGAGTGTGGCTGGTGGAGGAGCCATCGAACTTGTGTCGGAGAAGAAGTCGATCAGCATAAGTATGAACCTGTTGTCAAATAAGTTCTAA